The Nostoc sp. PCC 7524 nucleotide sequence TCAGCGAGTGTTCACAGAGGGAGGAAAGCCAGTTATTATCAACGACTACACAGATTTACAAGACACCTCTGCCGTTGCTCCCTTGTTTGTCATTACAGAATTACCAGCTGTCCTGGTAATGCCGTTAGAAAATCAAGGCAAAATCCTCGGCTTTTTGGTGCTACAGCAAGCAGTGGCTCGTAATTGGCAACTCTCAGAATTAAATCTGGTAGAAATGGTATGCGCTCAAGTCAGTAACGCCATTATTCAATCCAAGACACTGCGACAAGTACAAACTTTAGTAGATGAGCGTACCGCCAAACTCCAAAGCAGTCTGGAATTACAAGCCAAGTTGCACGAAAGAACACGGCAATATGTAGAGCAATTGCGGGAACTCAACCAGCTCAAAGACGAGTTCATGAGCAATATTAGCGATCGCTTGCGCTATCCCTTGACGAATATGATGATGTCAATCAAGAACTTACAGTTGCCAGGGATCACGGCAGAACGTCAAGGCAGATACTTGGATATTCTCGAAAAAGAATGTAGCAAAGAAATCAATTTAATCAATGACTTGCTCACTCTCCAAAAATTAGAATCGGAGTCCCAGCAAGAACCCCTACGTTTTCAAATGATCAATTTAAACGCCAGAATCGAAGAATTTAGTAATTCTTTCACATCCAGGCTGGCGGAAAAAGGATTAAGCATCACATTAGACATCCCAGAGCAGCCGTTAAAACTCCAAACCGAACTAGAGAGTTTTGACCGGATTCTGCAAGAGTTATTAAATAATGCCTATACATACTCTGAGCGCGATACCATTATTCACTTGCACGCCAGCCACCAAGTTAATCAGTTAGTTGATCAAGTTATGATCAAAGTAACAAACACAGGACGTGGCATCTCCGAAGAAGACGCAACCTATATATTTGATCGGTTCCGTCGCGGTAGAGGAGGTCGCTGGACTCCGGGTACTGGCTTAGGACTAGCTTTAGTTAAGTCCTTGGTGCAGCATCTTAATGGAGCGATCGCAGTAGAAAGTACACCCATTGCTGACTCTCAACTCAGCGAAATTTCTTTCACCCTGACTCTACCCCAGTTTTCTGAAGACAGCAAACCATATTCTGACAGTGACTAATCTAAAAAACACCACCCAGGACTTTGAACTCGATCCCAATCTTGATCCACAATTGATTGCGGATATAGGTAATTTGCCCCCAGTAGAAATTCAAATTGAAAAAATCGCCGAGCGACAGCGACAAATTACAGCTCAAGTCCAAATTCCCCACCCGGTAGAGCGAGTCTGGAAAGTGCTGACAGATTATGAAGCCTTGGCGGACTTTATCCCCAACCTTGCCAAAAGTTGTCTGCTGGAACATCCTCATGGTGGCATTCGGTTAGAACAAATCGGCTCTCAACGCTTACTCAATTTCAATTTTTGCGCCCGTGTGGTTCTAGACTTGGAAGAATATTTCCCTAAAGAAATCAATTTTCAAATGGTAGAAGGGGATTTTAAGGGCTTCTCTGGTAGTTGGTGTCTAGAACCTTATATCTTAGATGAAGCGATCGGCACTAATCTCTGCTACAAAATCCAAATCTGGCCTAAGCTGACTATGCCAGTGTCAATTATTGAACGCCGCGTGAGCAATGACCTCAAGTCAAATCTGCTAGCAATTTATCAGCGAGTACAGTATCTCACCAATCAGTAGCTTAAAAAAAAAGTTGCTACAGCTAAATAGTTGTAGCAACTTTGAATTATTTATAAGCTATGTTTATTTAGTGTTTTAGCTTACTTATTTAGTACCCCCAGGGGAATTCGAATCCCCGTTACCTCCGTGAAAGGGAGGTGTCCTAGGCCTCTAGACGATGGGGGCATCAACCTCAGACCTTTTATAAATTAACGGATTTTTCAGATGATGTCAATAGATTTAGAAAAAAAATTTTTGGGGGTTGGGGATTGGGGATTGGGGACTGGGAACTGGGGACTGGGGACTGGGGACTGGGGGCTAGGAATAATAACTCTCTTCAGATCCCCTGCTCCTCTTCTTCCTCATCCCCCTCATCTCCCCCTGCTCCACTACACCCCTAAAAAATAATTGAGTACACGGTGAACATCTGACAAAGGGGAGATTATTCGCATCTATCAAATGTTGTAGTTTTGCTTGTGTTTAATACTAAAAGAATTAATGAATTGTTGGCTAATCGTCACACTCTGTCGCCAATCAGCGAGAAATGGAGTATTGTGAAGAACTAAGTATGAAAAAAACTCTGAATTTATCAAGGGATATAAGGTCTAATGTTGTACCCTGTAAAGGGAGTCTTTATTATTCTTTACAAAAGATTTTGAAATACATCGCGCAAAATCGACAGCATGGAAGCATCTTTTGAAGTCACCCTACAGATGGTGATCACTGTCGTTGCAGGTATTAGCGCCCAGGTGTTGGCTGCGTACTTTCGTGTACCCAGCATCGTCCTGCTACTACTATTGGGCATTGTGCTTGGTTCTGATGGCTTGGGGGTATTGCATCCCCAATTGCTCGGTACAGGACTGGAAGTGATTGTTGCCCTAGCAACGGCGATCATTCTATTTGAAGGCGGACTCAACCTAGATTTGCGAGAGTTGGGTAGAGTTTCTTTGAGTTTGCAACTACTTGTTACTTTGGGAACTCTCGTCACGCTGATTGGTGGCAGTATGGCGGCTCACTGGTTGGGTGAGTTTCCTTGGAATATAGCTTTTCTCTACGCTTCTATAGT carries:
- a CDS encoding GAF domain-containing sensor histidine kinase; protein product: MKKHLILPPQRPDDPERLQTYPVKLMQHQEKTAHKLAQQINHIIASSPATELMLQEIAALVGVATQVDCCCLVTVNREDSTEATAASWCSDEYLGISQQNELFSTEGLLMELPVVQCATETFTIEDIATIQNSLVMGCQQLSLPIKAVLAIPTRFGGQNNGVVHLIKFQSYDWGESEKRILKTIESSCAIAFSLVTQAQLISSQQQYLQKSNQHQSLIKQLTILSRSNLELNQMLQLAIASTAESLQADRGLLILLKYTDPLFRSAAKKQIPQAKAEVLGEWRREHPHQTESVTQSFSLADCGLCQRVFTEGGKPVIINDYTDLQDTSAVAPLFVITELPAVLVMPLENQGKILGFLVLQQAVARNWQLSELNLVEMVCAQVSNAIIQSKTLRQVQTLVDERTAKLQSSLELQAKLHERTRQYVEQLRELNQLKDEFMSNISDRLRYPLTNMMMSIKNLQLPGITAERQGRYLDILEKECSKEINLINDLLTLQKLESESQQEPLRFQMINLNARIEEFSNSFTSRLAEKGLSITLDIPEQPLKLQTELESFDRILQELLNNAYTYSERDTIIHLHASHQVNQLVDQVMIKVTNTGRGISEEDATYIFDRFRRGRGGRWTPGTGLGLALVKSLVQHLNGAIAVESTPIADSQLSEISFTLTLPQFSEDSKPYSDSD
- a CDS encoding SRPBCC family protein translates to MTNLKNTTQDFELDPNLDPQLIADIGNLPPVEIQIEKIAERQRQITAQVQIPHPVERVWKVLTDYEALADFIPNLAKSCLLEHPHGGIRLEQIGSQRLLNFNFCARVVLDLEEYFPKEINFQMVEGDFKGFSGSWCLEPYILDEAIGTNLCYKIQIWPKLTMPVSIIERRVSNDLKSNLLAIYQRVQYLTNQ